A window from Hemibagrus wyckioides isolate EC202008001 linkage group LG17, SWU_Hwy_1.0, whole genome shotgun sequence encodes these proteins:
- the usp32 gene encoding ubiquitin carboxyl-terminal hydrolase 32 isoform X2 — protein MGAKESRIGFLSYDEAVKRVTDVELKRLKDAFKRTSGLSAYMTQQCFYKEVLGDGVPPKVAEVIYNSFGGTPKGLHFNNLIVGLVLLTRGRDEEKAKYIFSLFASDSGSYVVREEVESRLRAVDGEVPPSLRKCFLEGEKVNYEKFKNWLLQNKEAFTFSRWLLSGGVCVTLTDDSDTPTFYQTLAGVTHLEESDIIDLEKRYWLLKAQSRTGRFDLETFVPLVSPPIHASLSEGLFHAFDENRDNHIDFKEISCGLSACCRGPVAERQKFCFKVFDVDRDGVLSRDEMHKMVVALLEVWKDNRTDTLPELESNVSDIVDEILTIHDTTKQGHLTLEDYQIWSVKSALASEFLNLLFQVCHIVLGLRPATPKEEGQIIRGWLERESRHGLQPGQNWFLISMQWWKLWKDYVKYDNNSIVVEQPGMLGNGRRTPQSTPSAESALSKTGTVARSLSSPGEKSPKSNWEVSDSTPNSQLPHVSSSATDICFSRQHNVLDNNNQCFSTANGHLPNHLSAQRPGAIDNQPLVTTDPIKAPTLTMEGGRLKRPVNLMAGRDFETVPEPVWRALYHWYGANLSLPRPVIKSVITDQPELELFPRYLLFLRQQPATRTPQSNIWVNMGNMPSPNAPLKRVLAYTGCFSRMSTIKDIHEYLSQRLRIKEEDMRLWLYNSENYLTLLDDEDHTLESLKIEDEQHLVIEVRNKDMSWPEEMSFIANSSKIDRHKVPTEKGATGLSNLGNTCFMNSSIQCVSNTKPLTDYFISGRHLYELNRTNPIGMRGHMAKCYGDLVQELWSGTQKNVAPLKLRWTIAKYAPRFNGFQQQDSQELLAFLLDGLHEDLNRVHEKPYVELKDSDGRPDAEVATEAWDNHLRRNRSIVVDLFHGQLKSQVKCKTCGHISARFDPFNFLSLPLPMDSSMHLEITVIKLDGSTPVRYGLRLNMDEKYTGLKKQLSELCRLKPEQILLAEVHSSNIKNFPQDNQKVRLSVNGFLCAFEIPVPGSPTSITSPAPVGNTLVNGITRNSHAEKPGPIPNGTAGTPVRSVSDRSLANGMPSTVVPSASEKSLADGIPNGHATPVQDSPFIGYIIAMHRKMMRTELYFLSSQKNRPSLFGMPLIVPCTVHTSKKDLYDAVWIQVSRLASPLPPQEASNHAQDCDDSLGYQYPFTLRAVQKDGNSCAWCPWYRFCRGCTVECNEDLASLGNAYIAVDWDPTALHLRYQTSQERIVEEDTSVELSRRAQAEPISLDSCLKAFTSEEELGEDELYYCSKCKAHRLATKKLDLWRLPPILIVHLKRFQFVNGRWIKSQKIVKFPRENFNPSAFLAPREAQSTWSLQSQSECPVEELQKLDIGDSSVSSISTTTVVSPPTSGRGTPGSVRRVGSPLSRSNSPNNSPKSTGRKQGRLRLPQLGSRHRLSNSKENLDSSSSSGCKESGSESEPSMVTEAEPQVAGATPEPNTQDSSWKLVSSSTDCDVVMVNGLSQDNSQINGLSDTTTEPDSSSHRRDDVCLEPIYNLYAISCHSGIMGGGHYVTYAKNPNDKWYCYNDSSCKEVHSEEIDTDSAYILFYEQQGVDYSQFLPMTDGKKMADTTSMDEDFESDYKKYCVLQ, from the exons TTACTGATGTGGAGCTCAAGAGGCTGAAAGATGCCTTTAAGAGAACCAGTGGCCTGTCTGCCTACATGACCCAACAGTGCTTCTATAAAGAGGTACTGGGAGATGGCGTTCCACCGAAGGTTGCCGAG GTGATCTACAACTCATTTGGAGGCACGCCAAAAGGGCTACACTTCAACAATCTTATTGTCGGCCTGGTGCTGCTGACGAGAGGACGTGATGAGGAAAAagccaaat ATATTTTCAGCTTGTTCGCCAGTGACTCGGGCAGCTACGTGGTGCGAGAGGAAGTAGAGAGCAGGCTCCGTGCTGTGGACGGGGAAGTCCCACCCTCACTGAGGAAGTGCTTCTTAGAG GGTGAAAAGGTGAATTATGAGAAGTTCAAGAACTGGCTTCTTCAAAACAAAGAGGCGTTCACCTTCTCCCGCTGGCTGCTCTCtggcggtgtgtgtgtcaccCTGACTGACGACAGCGACACACCCACCTTCTACCAGACACTGGCCGGAGTCACACACT TAGAAGAATCAGACATTATTGATTTGGAAAAGCGCTACTGGCTTCTGAAAGCTCAATCCAGGACTGGACGCTTTGACTTAGAAACCTTTGTTCCTCTGGTGTCACCCCCTATTCATGCATCACTAAGTGAAG GCTTGTTTCATGCCTTTGATGAGAATCGGGACAATCACATAGACTTTAAGGAAATATCATGCGGGCTCTCTGCATGCTGCCGAGGACCTGTGGCTGAGAGGCAGAAGT TTTGTTTCAAAGTGTTCGACGTAGATCGTGACGGAGTTCTGTCTCGAGATGAGATGCACAAGATGGTGGTGGCCTTACTGGAAGTGTGGAAGGACAACCGCACTGATACTCTCCCG GAACTGGAATCCAATGTTTCTGATATTGTTGATGAAATCCTTACGATACATGACACTACAAaa CAGGGACACCTAACACTAGAAGACTATCAGATATGGAGTGTGAAGAGTGCCCTGGCAAGCGAGTTCCTCAACCTGCTTTTTCAG GTTTGTCACATAGTCCTGGGCCTACGGCCTGCTACGCCCAAAGAAGAAGGCCAGATCATTAG GGGATGGCTCGAACGGGAGAGCAGACATGGCCTGCAGCCGGGCCAGAACTGGTTCCTCATCTCTATGCAGTGGTGGAAATTGTGGAAAGACTACGTTAAATAT GATAATAATTCCATAGTGGTGGAGCAGCCGGGTATGCTGGGCAATGGCAGGAGGACTCCTCAGTCCACACCATCTGCTGAATCAGCCCTGAGCAAGACTGGAACAGTGGCACGATCTCTTAGCTCTCCAGGAGAAAAGTCTCCGAAAAGCAATTGGGAGGTTTCAGACAGTACCCCTAACA GTCAGCTGCCACACGTGAGCTCATCAGCCACGGACATCTGCTTTTCTCGGCAGCACAATGTGTTGGATAACAATAACCAGTGTTTCTCTACTGCCAATGGCCACCTACCCAACCACCTGTCTGCACAGAGGCCAGGTGCCATCGACAACCAGCCCTTAGTCACCACTGACCCCATAAAG gCTCCCACGTTAACCATGGAAGGAGGGCGTCTGAAGAGACCCGTGAACCTGATGGCTGGCCGGGATTTTGAGACCGTACCAGAGCCAGTATGGCGGGCACTCTACCACTGGTACGGTGCCAACCTTAGCCTGCCCAGACCG GTGATCAAGTCGGTCATCACAGACCAGCCAGAGTTGGAGCTCTTCCCCCGTTATTTGCTCTTCCTACGTCAGCAACCGGCCACACGCACCCCCCAGTCCAACATCTGGGTTAACATGG GTAACATGCCATCCCCGAATGCCCCACTGAAGCGTGTGCTGGCATACACGGGTTGTTTCAGCAGGATGAGCACCATTAAGGACATCCACGAGTACCTGTCACAGAGGTTACGCATCAAAGAAGAAGACATGCGCCTCTGGCTCTATAACAGCGAA AATTACCTCACTCTGCTTGATGATGAAGATCACACTTTAGAGAGTTTGAAAATAGAGGATGAGCAGCATTTAGTGATTGAGG TTCGAAACAAAGACATGAGCTGGCCAGAGGAAATGTCTTTCATCGCCAACAGCAGCAAAATAGACAGACACAAAG TTCCTACAGAGAAAGGTGCTACAGGTCTGAGtaacctggggaacacatgctTTATGAATTCAagtattcagtgtgtgagcAACACCAAACCTCTCACTGACTACTTTATCTCAGGGAGACACCTTTATGAGCTGAACAG AACCAATCCTATAGGAATGCGAGGCCATATGGCCAAATGCTATGGAGATTTAGTGCAGGAACTCTGGAGTGGAACACAAAAAAACGTTGCACCGCTAAAGCTCAGG TGGACGATAGCAAAATATGCGCCGAGATTCAATGGATTCCAGCAGCAGGACTCTCAAGAGCTGCTGGCGTTCTTGTTGGATGGCCTCCATGAGGACCTGAATCGGGTCCATGAGAAGCCCTATGTGGAGCTGAAGGACAGTGATGGACGGCCCGATGCAGAAGTGGCCACTGAG gcgtgGGACAACCACTTAAGAAGAAATCGTTCGATTGTGGTGGACCTGTTCCATGGCCAGCTTAAGTCCCAAGTTAAGTGCAAAACCTGCGGCCACATCAGCGCTCGTTTTGACCCCTTTAACTTCCTGTCCCTGCCCCTTCCAATGGACAGCTCCATGCACTTAGAGATAACAG TCATCAAACTGGACGGTTCCACCCCAGTGCGCTATGGTCTCCGTCTGAACATGGACGAAAAATATACAGGCCTGAAGAAGCAGCTGAGTGAATTGTGCAGACTAAAACCAGAGCAGATCCTCCTTGCTGAAGTCCATTCCTCCAACATCAAG AACTTTCCTCAAGACAACCAGAAAGTGCGTCTGTCTGTAAATGGCTTTCTGTGTGCGTTTGAGATTCCTGTGCCTGGTTCCCCCACCTCTATCACTTCCCCAGCACCAGTAG GCAATACACTTGTCAATGGAATCACTCGGAACAGTCATGCTGAGAAACCTGGCCCCATACCAAATGGCACAGCTGGCACCCCTGTTCGAAGTGTTTCTGACAGGAGCCTGGCTAACGGCATGCCGAGCACGGTGGTGCCCTCTGCCTCAGAAAAGAGTCTTGCCGATGGCATCCCCAACGGCCATGCCACCCCAGTTCAGGACAGCCCTTTCATTGGCTACATCATTGCCATGCACAGAAAGATG ATGCGGACAGAGTTATACTTCCTTTCATCTCAGAAGAATCGGCCCAGTTTGTTTGGCATGCCTCTCATTGTGCCCTGCACAGTACACACCAGTAAGAAGGATCTATATGATGCTGTGTGGATTCAGGTGTCCCGTTTAGCTAGCCCCCTGCCCCCTCAGGAGGCCAGCAACCATGCACAAGACTG TGATGATAGCCTGGGTTATCAGTACCCTTTCACCCTGCGGGCAGTGCAAAAGGATGGCAATTCTTGTGCCTGGTGCCCATGGTACAG GTTCTGCAGAGGCTGTACAGTGGAGTGTAATGAGGACCTGGCATCCCTAGGAAATGCTTATATTGCTGTGGACTGGGACCCCACAGCCCTGCACCTCCGTTATCAAACTTCCCAAGAAAGG aTAGTGGAAGAGGACACAAGTGTAGAACTAAGTCGGCGTGCCCAGGCTGAACCCATCAGTCTAGACAGCTGTCTGAAAGCTTTCACCAGTGAAGAGGAGCTGGGTGAGGATGAGCTCTACTATTGTTCCAAGTGCAAAGCCCATCGTCTGGCCACCAAGAAGTTGGACCTCTGGAGGCTTCCTCCCATactg ATTGTTCATCTGAAACGCTTCCAGTTTGTGAATGGCCGCTGGATTAAGTCCCAGAAGATAGTGAAGTTCCCACGCGAGAACTTCAACCCCAGTGCGTTTTTGGCTCCACGTGAAGCTCAGAGCACATGGAGCCTGCAGAGCCAGAGCGAGTGTCCAGTGGAGGAGCTCCAGAAACTGGACATCGGAGATTCCTCAGTGTCTTCCATCTCCACCACTACTGTGGTCAGCCCTCCCACATCTGGCAGAG GCACTCCTGGTTCAGTTAGGAGGGTAGGCAGCCCGCTGAGCAGAAGCAACAGCCCCAACAACAGCCCTAAGAGCACAGGGCGAAAACAGGGACGTCTGCGTCTGCCTCAGCTAGGCAGCAGACACCGACTCTCCAACAGCAAAGAGAATCtggacagcagcagcagcagtggctGTAAGGAGAGTGGGTCAGAGTCAGAGCCCAGCATGGTAACAGAGGCGGAGCCTCAGGTTGCAGGAGCTACACCAGAGCCTAACACACAGGACTCTTCGTGGAAATTGGTTTCCTCCAGTACTGACTGTGATGTCGTCATGGTAAACGGACTGAGCCAGGACAACAGCCAAATCAATGGGCTCTCGGACACCACCACAGAGCCAGACAGCTCTTCTCACAGAAGAGATGATGTCTGTCTTGAGCCAATATACAACTTATATGCAATCTCG TGCCATTCAGGAATCATGGGAGGGGGCCACTATGTGACCTACGCTAAAAACCCCAATGATAAATGGTACTGTTACAACGACAGCAGCTGCAAG GAGGTTCACTCAGAAGAGATTGACACGGATTCAGCATACATTCTCTTTTACGAGCAGCAAGGAGTGGACTACTCTCAGTTTCTGCCTATGACCGATGGCAAAAAAATGGCAGACACTACAAGCATGGACGAAGACTTTGAGTCGGACTACAAGAAGTACTGCGTGCTTCAGTGA
- the usp32 gene encoding ubiquitin carboxyl-terminal hydrolase 32 isoform X1: protein MGAKESRIGFLSYDEAVKRVTDVELKRLKDAFKRTSGLSAYMTQQCFYKEVLGDGVPPKVAEVIYNSFGGTPKGLHFNNLIVGLVLLTRGRDEEKAKYIFSLFASDSGSYVVREEVESRLRAVDGEVPPSLRKCFLEGEKVNYEKFKNWLLQNKEAFTFSRWLLSGGVCVTLTDDSDTPTFYQTLAGVTHLEESDIIDLEKRYWLLKAQSRTGRFDLETFVPLVSPPIHASLSEGLFHAFDENRDNHIDFKEISCGLSACCRGPVAERQKFCFKVFDVDRDGVLSRDEMHKMVVALLEVWKDNRTDTLPELESNVSDIVDEILTIHDTTKQGHLTLEDYQIWSVKSALASEFLNLLFQVCHIVLGLRPATPKEEGQIIRGWLERESRHGLQPGQNWFLISMQWWKLWKDYVKYDNNSIVVEQPGMLGNGRRTPQSTPSAESALSKTGTVARSLSSPGEKSPKSNWEVSDSTPNSQLPHVSSSATDICFSRQHNVLDNNNQCFSTANGHLPNHLSAQRPGAIDNQPLVTTDPIKAPTLTMEGGRLKRPVNLMAGRDFETVPEPVWRALYHWYGANLSLPRPVIKSVITDQPELELFPRYLLFLRQQPATRTPQSNIWVNMGMSSLRMFPPHFPRGNMPSPNAPLKRVLAYTGCFSRMSTIKDIHEYLSQRLRIKEEDMRLWLYNSENYLTLLDDEDHTLESLKIEDEQHLVIEVRNKDMSWPEEMSFIANSSKIDRHKVPTEKGATGLSNLGNTCFMNSSIQCVSNTKPLTDYFISGRHLYELNRTNPIGMRGHMAKCYGDLVQELWSGTQKNVAPLKLRWTIAKYAPRFNGFQQQDSQELLAFLLDGLHEDLNRVHEKPYVELKDSDGRPDAEVATEAWDNHLRRNRSIVVDLFHGQLKSQVKCKTCGHISARFDPFNFLSLPLPMDSSMHLEITVIKLDGSTPVRYGLRLNMDEKYTGLKKQLSELCRLKPEQILLAEVHSSNIKNFPQDNQKVRLSVNGFLCAFEIPVPGSPTSITSPAPVGNTLVNGITRNSHAEKPGPIPNGTAGTPVRSVSDRSLANGMPSTVVPSASEKSLADGIPNGHATPVQDSPFIGYIIAMHRKMMRTELYFLSSQKNRPSLFGMPLIVPCTVHTSKKDLYDAVWIQVSRLASPLPPQEASNHAQDCDDSLGYQYPFTLRAVQKDGNSCAWCPWYRFCRGCTVECNEDLASLGNAYIAVDWDPTALHLRYQTSQERIVEEDTSVELSRRAQAEPISLDSCLKAFTSEEELGEDELYYCSKCKAHRLATKKLDLWRLPPILIVHLKRFQFVNGRWIKSQKIVKFPRENFNPSAFLAPREAQSTWSLQSQSECPVEELQKLDIGDSSVSSISTTTVVSPPTSGRGTPGSVRRVGSPLSRSNSPNNSPKSTGRKQGRLRLPQLGSRHRLSNSKENLDSSSSSGCKESGSESEPSMVTEAEPQVAGATPEPNTQDSSWKLVSSSTDCDVVMVNGLSQDNSQINGLSDTTTEPDSSSHRRDDVCLEPIYNLYAISCHSGIMGGGHYVTYAKNPNDKWYCYNDSSCKEVHSEEIDTDSAYILFYEQQGVDYSQFLPMTDGKKMADTTSMDEDFESDYKKYCVLQ from the exons TTACTGATGTGGAGCTCAAGAGGCTGAAAGATGCCTTTAAGAGAACCAGTGGCCTGTCTGCCTACATGACCCAACAGTGCTTCTATAAAGAGGTACTGGGAGATGGCGTTCCACCGAAGGTTGCCGAG GTGATCTACAACTCATTTGGAGGCACGCCAAAAGGGCTACACTTCAACAATCTTATTGTCGGCCTGGTGCTGCTGACGAGAGGACGTGATGAGGAAAAagccaaat ATATTTTCAGCTTGTTCGCCAGTGACTCGGGCAGCTACGTGGTGCGAGAGGAAGTAGAGAGCAGGCTCCGTGCTGTGGACGGGGAAGTCCCACCCTCACTGAGGAAGTGCTTCTTAGAG GGTGAAAAGGTGAATTATGAGAAGTTCAAGAACTGGCTTCTTCAAAACAAAGAGGCGTTCACCTTCTCCCGCTGGCTGCTCTCtggcggtgtgtgtgtcaccCTGACTGACGACAGCGACACACCCACCTTCTACCAGACACTGGCCGGAGTCACACACT TAGAAGAATCAGACATTATTGATTTGGAAAAGCGCTACTGGCTTCTGAAAGCTCAATCCAGGACTGGACGCTTTGACTTAGAAACCTTTGTTCCTCTGGTGTCACCCCCTATTCATGCATCACTAAGTGAAG GCTTGTTTCATGCCTTTGATGAGAATCGGGACAATCACATAGACTTTAAGGAAATATCATGCGGGCTCTCTGCATGCTGCCGAGGACCTGTGGCTGAGAGGCAGAAGT TTTGTTTCAAAGTGTTCGACGTAGATCGTGACGGAGTTCTGTCTCGAGATGAGATGCACAAGATGGTGGTGGCCTTACTGGAAGTGTGGAAGGACAACCGCACTGATACTCTCCCG GAACTGGAATCCAATGTTTCTGATATTGTTGATGAAATCCTTACGATACATGACACTACAAaa CAGGGACACCTAACACTAGAAGACTATCAGATATGGAGTGTGAAGAGTGCCCTGGCAAGCGAGTTCCTCAACCTGCTTTTTCAG GTTTGTCACATAGTCCTGGGCCTACGGCCTGCTACGCCCAAAGAAGAAGGCCAGATCATTAG GGGATGGCTCGAACGGGAGAGCAGACATGGCCTGCAGCCGGGCCAGAACTGGTTCCTCATCTCTATGCAGTGGTGGAAATTGTGGAAAGACTACGTTAAATAT GATAATAATTCCATAGTGGTGGAGCAGCCGGGTATGCTGGGCAATGGCAGGAGGACTCCTCAGTCCACACCATCTGCTGAATCAGCCCTGAGCAAGACTGGAACAGTGGCACGATCTCTTAGCTCTCCAGGAGAAAAGTCTCCGAAAAGCAATTGGGAGGTTTCAGACAGTACCCCTAACA GTCAGCTGCCACACGTGAGCTCATCAGCCACGGACATCTGCTTTTCTCGGCAGCACAATGTGTTGGATAACAATAACCAGTGTTTCTCTACTGCCAATGGCCACCTACCCAACCACCTGTCTGCACAGAGGCCAGGTGCCATCGACAACCAGCCCTTAGTCACCACTGACCCCATAAAG gCTCCCACGTTAACCATGGAAGGAGGGCGTCTGAAGAGACCCGTGAACCTGATGGCTGGCCGGGATTTTGAGACCGTACCAGAGCCAGTATGGCGGGCACTCTACCACTGGTACGGTGCCAACCTTAGCCTGCCCAGACCG GTGATCAAGTCGGTCATCACAGACCAGCCAGAGTTGGAGCTCTTCCCCCGTTATTTGCTCTTCCTACGTCAGCAACCGGCCACACGCACCCCCCAGTCCAACATCTGGGTTAACATGGGTATGAGCAGCCTGCGAATGTTCCCTCCACACTTTCCCCGAG GTAACATGCCATCCCCGAATGCCCCACTGAAGCGTGTGCTGGCATACACGGGTTGTTTCAGCAGGATGAGCACCATTAAGGACATCCACGAGTACCTGTCACAGAGGTTACGCATCAAAGAAGAAGACATGCGCCTCTGGCTCTATAACAGCGAA AATTACCTCACTCTGCTTGATGATGAAGATCACACTTTAGAGAGTTTGAAAATAGAGGATGAGCAGCATTTAGTGATTGAGG TTCGAAACAAAGACATGAGCTGGCCAGAGGAAATGTCTTTCATCGCCAACAGCAGCAAAATAGACAGACACAAAG TTCCTACAGAGAAAGGTGCTACAGGTCTGAGtaacctggggaacacatgctTTATGAATTCAagtattcagtgtgtgagcAACACCAAACCTCTCACTGACTACTTTATCTCAGGGAGACACCTTTATGAGCTGAACAG AACCAATCCTATAGGAATGCGAGGCCATATGGCCAAATGCTATGGAGATTTAGTGCAGGAACTCTGGAGTGGAACACAAAAAAACGTTGCACCGCTAAAGCTCAGG TGGACGATAGCAAAATATGCGCCGAGATTCAATGGATTCCAGCAGCAGGACTCTCAAGAGCTGCTGGCGTTCTTGTTGGATGGCCTCCATGAGGACCTGAATCGGGTCCATGAGAAGCCCTATGTGGAGCTGAAGGACAGTGATGGACGGCCCGATGCAGAAGTGGCCACTGAG gcgtgGGACAACCACTTAAGAAGAAATCGTTCGATTGTGGTGGACCTGTTCCATGGCCAGCTTAAGTCCCAAGTTAAGTGCAAAACCTGCGGCCACATCAGCGCTCGTTTTGACCCCTTTAACTTCCTGTCCCTGCCCCTTCCAATGGACAGCTCCATGCACTTAGAGATAACAG TCATCAAACTGGACGGTTCCACCCCAGTGCGCTATGGTCTCCGTCTGAACATGGACGAAAAATATACAGGCCTGAAGAAGCAGCTGAGTGAATTGTGCAGACTAAAACCAGAGCAGATCCTCCTTGCTGAAGTCCATTCCTCCAACATCAAG AACTTTCCTCAAGACAACCAGAAAGTGCGTCTGTCTGTAAATGGCTTTCTGTGTGCGTTTGAGATTCCTGTGCCTGGTTCCCCCACCTCTATCACTTCCCCAGCACCAGTAG GCAATACACTTGTCAATGGAATCACTCGGAACAGTCATGCTGAGAAACCTGGCCCCATACCAAATGGCACAGCTGGCACCCCTGTTCGAAGTGTTTCTGACAGGAGCCTGGCTAACGGCATGCCGAGCACGGTGGTGCCCTCTGCCTCAGAAAAGAGTCTTGCCGATGGCATCCCCAACGGCCATGCCACCCCAGTTCAGGACAGCCCTTTCATTGGCTACATCATTGCCATGCACAGAAAGATG ATGCGGACAGAGTTATACTTCCTTTCATCTCAGAAGAATCGGCCCAGTTTGTTTGGCATGCCTCTCATTGTGCCCTGCACAGTACACACCAGTAAGAAGGATCTATATGATGCTGTGTGGATTCAGGTGTCCCGTTTAGCTAGCCCCCTGCCCCCTCAGGAGGCCAGCAACCATGCACAAGACTG TGATGATAGCCTGGGTTATCAGTACCCTTTCACCCTGCGGGCAGTGCAAAAGGATGGCAATTCTTGTGCCTGGTGCCCATGGTACAG GTTCTGCAGAGGCTGTACAGTGGAGTGTAATGAGGACCTGGCATCCCTAGGAAATGCTTATATTGCTGTGGACTGGGACCCCACAGCCCTGCACCTCCGTTATCAAACTTCCCAAGAAAGG aTAGTGGAAGAGGACACAAGTGTAGAACTAAGTCGGCGTGCCCAGGCTGAACCCATCAGTCTAGACAGCTGTCTGAAAGCTTTCACCAGTGAAGAGGAGCTGGGTGAGGATGAGCTCTACTATTGTTCCAAGTGCAAAGCCCATCGTCTGGCCACCAAGAAGTTGGACCTCTGGAGGCTTCCTCCCATactg ATTGTTCATCTGAAACGCTTCCAGTTTGTGAATGGCCGCTGGATTAAGTCCCAGAAGATAGTGAAGTTCCCACGCGAGAACTTCAACCCCAGTGCGTTTTTGGCTCCACGTGAAGCTCAGAGCACATGGAGCCTGCAGAGCCAGAGCGAGTGTCCAGTGGAGGAGCTCCAGAAACTGGACATCGGAGATTCCTCAGTGTCTTCCATCTCCACCACTACTGTGGTCAGCCCTCCCACATCTGGCAGAG GCACTCCTGGTTCAGTTAGGAGGGTAGGCAGCCCGCTGAGCAGAAGCAACAGCCCCAACAACAGCCCTAAGAGCACAGGGCGAAAACAGGGACGTCTGCGTCTGCCTCAGCTAGGCAGCAGACACCGACTCTCCAACAGCAAAGAGAATCtggacagcagcagcagcagtggctGTAAGGAGAGTGGGTCAGAGTCAGAGCCCAGCATGGTAACAGAGGCGGAGCCTCAGGTTGCAGGAGCTACACCAGAGCCTAACACACAGGACTCTTCGTGGAAATTGGTTTCCTCCAGTACTGACTGTGATGTCGTCATGGTAAACGGACTGAGCCAGGACAACAGCCAAATCAATGGGCTCTCGGACACCACCACAGAGCCAGACAGCTCTTCTCACAGAAGAGATGATGTCTGTCTTGAGCCAATATACAACTTATATGCAATCTCG TGCCATTCAGGAATCATGGGAGGGGGCCACTATGTGACCTACGCTAAAAACCCCAATGATAAATGGTACTGTTACAACGACAGCAGCTGCAAG GAGGTTCACTCAGAAGAGATTGACACGGATTCAGCATACATTCTCTTTTACGAGCAGCAAGGAGTGGACTACTCTCAGTTTCTGCCTATGACCGATGGCAAAAAAATGGCAGACACTACAAGCATGGACGAAGACTTTGAGTCGGACTACAAGAAGTACTGCGTGCTTCAGTGA
- the si:ch211-167j9.5 gene encoding fibroblast growth factor receptor homolog 1 — protein MSVSNYTTTRQSMPCVREPDKTSKPQTQSSDQDPGGAGLDTIHHILIGISVLAVFITILFGIVYFKKYRSLNKTIQLLRQGKSTPVPPQDSVPLSPTSPPSVLVMPSLDNSAETGQRGQKSRSSVRLLWRPSQQNPRVARTDLNLIQLIKAGREGAFYKARMLRGTCKGHSLVTCKIAKEGVTSKQMETEVSIMRKLVYHKNVLQLLDWNTAEEPFVLIMEFVSYGTLRSFVQTHHDKLNADPEIQNIFAIASYHIALAMEHLRSKMVVHCDLALRNILVSRFPWEIKVAEFGLARDLTRMRSRRSTRKKHHRERVPLRWYPPEYFRNSYYSFKGDVWAFGIVLWEMQTFGSLPYPNLETSDEVVYHICAGTRNVGPDSCRPEILQIMKDCWLEPYTARPSFSDLVRILESIIENDADYVDVVDQRPASIAED, from the exons ATGTCCGTTTCTAATTATACAACAACCCGGCAAT CTATGCCATGTGTGAGGGAGCCGGACAAGACCTCAAAGCCTCAAACCCAGAGCTCAGACCAGGACCCTGGAG GTGCGGGTCTGGACACTATCCATCACATTCTCATTGGCATCTCTGTCCTCGCTGTTTTCATCACAATTTTGTTTGGCATTGTGTACTTCAAAAA ATATCGATCCCTGAATAAAACCATACAGCTGCTTAGACAGGGAAAGTCCACGCCTGTTCCTCCTCAAGACTCCGTTCCTCTTTCACCCACCTCTCCTCCATCGGTGTTGGTGATGCCATCGTTAGACAATTCAGCAGAAACAGGCCAACGTGGACAGAAAAGCAGATCGAGCGTTCGATTACTGTGGAGACCGTCGCAACAG AACCCACGGGTTGCAAGGACAGACCTGAATCTAATACAGCTGATCAAAGCTGGAAGAGAGGGTGCTTTCTACAAAGCCAGGATGTTGCGGGGAACCTGCAAAGGTCACTCACTTGTCACTTGCAAGATTGCAAAAGAAG GAGTCACTTCAAAGCAAATGGAGACCGAAGTGTCTATTATGAGGAAGCTGGTGTATCATAAGAATGTGCTTCAGCTGCTGGACTGGAACACTGCTGAGG AGCCCTTTGTGTTGATCATGGAGTTTGTAAGTTATGGGACCCTGCGCAGCTTTGTGCAGACGCATCATGACAAGCTGAACGCTGACCCTGAGATCCAGAACATTTTCGCTATCGCCTCTTATCACATCGCTCTGGCCATGGAACACTTACGCTCCAAAATG GTGGTACACTGTGACCTTGCTTTAAGGAATATTCTGGTAAGCCGTTTCCCCTGGGAAATCAAAGTGGCTGAGTTTGGTCTGGCCAGAGACTTGACGCGTATGAGAAGCAGACGCAGCACCAGGAAAAAACACCACAGG GAACGAGTGCCCTTGCGCTGGTATCCTCCTGAATATTTCCGGAACAGCTACTACAGCTTCAAGGGGGACGTGTGGGCTTTTGGTATTGTGTTATGGGAAATGCAGACATTTG GCAGTCTGCCCTATCCCAATTTGGAGACTTCAGATGAAGTGGTCTATCACATTTGTGCTGGAACCAGAAATGTAGGACCCGACAGCTGCCGACCAGAGAT ATTGCAAATTATGAAAGACTGCTGGTTGGAGCCTTATACAGCCAGACCCTCCTTTTCTGATCTCGTCAGAATCTTGGAGAGTATCATTGAGAATGATGCG GAttatgtggatgttgtagaccAAAGACCTGCGAGTATAGCAGAAGACTGA